Proteins encoded together in one Microplitis mediator isolate UGA2020A chromosome 7, iyMicMedi2.1, whole genome shotgun sequence window:
- the LOC130671744 gene encoding actin-binding Rho-activating protein-like isoform X2, producing the protein MESLSDKVALFNRQANSHEVNQKNNPFTSGMNIDRPKFSKEEYGRPAAGSLSDIRGRKATAHILKEILELCDVIHQNGQPCKDDPNITGITFGDLFNIYVAISDKCVGLLLRARKQGFVQFEGEVLFQRRDDNVPIFLVKPIAEIRQTLKQKIEDSKRETMFH; encoded by the exons ATG GAATCATTGAGTGACAAAGTAGCATTATTCAATCGGCAGGCTAATAGCCACGAGGTAAACCAAAAAAACAATCCGTTCACAAGTGGGATGAACATTGACAGaccgaaattttcaaaagaagAATATGGCAG gCCAGCTGCGGGATCATTATCGGATATCCGTGGACGTAAAGCAACGGCTCATATACTCAAAGAAATTCTTGAACTCTGTGATGTTATTCATCAGAACGGACAACCTTGTAAAGATGATCCAAATATAACAGGCATTACTTTTGGtgatttattcaatatttatgtTGCTATCAGTGACAAATGTGTTGGGTTATTATTGCGAGCCAGAAAGCAAGGTTTTGTACAATTTGAGGGTGAAGTTCTATTccag AGACGAGATGACAATGtaccaatttttttagtgaagcCTATCGCTGAAATTAGGCAAACACTGAAACAAAAGATTGAAGATTCTAAACGAGAAACGATGTTTCACTGA
- the LOC130671744 gene encoding actin-binding Rho-activating protein-like isoform X1, giving the protein MSSALFESLSDKVALFNRQANSHEVNQKNNPFTSGMNIDRPKFSKEEYGRPAAGSLSDIRGRKATAHILKEILELCDVIHQNGQPCKDDPNITGITFGDLFNIYVAISDKCVGLLLRARKQGFVQFEGEVLFQRRDDNVPIFLVKPIAEIRQTLKQKIEDSKRETMFH; this is encoded by the exons ATGTCTTCAGCATTGTTT GAATCATTGAGTGACAAAGTAGCATTATTCAATCGGCAGGCTAATAGCCACGAGGTAAACCAAAAAAACAATCCGTTCACAAGTGGGATGAACATTGACAGaccgaaattttcaaaagaagAATATGGCAG gCCAGCTGCGGGATCATTATCGGATATCCGTGGACGTAAAGCAACGGCTCATATACTCAAAGAAATTCTTGAACTCTGTGATGTTATTCATCAGAACGGACAACCTTGTAAAGATGATCCAAATATAACAGGCATTACTTTTGGtgatttattcaatatttatgtTGCTATCAGTGACAAATGTGTTGGGTTATTATTGCGAGCCAGAAAGCAAGGTTTTGTACAATTTGAGGGTGAAGTTCTATTccag AGACGAGATGACAATGtaccaatttttttagtgaagcCTATCGCTGAAATTAGGCAAACACTGAAACAAAAGATTGAAGATTCTAAACGAGAAACGATGTTTCACTGA